The following are from one region of the Amedibacterium intestinale genome:
- a CDS encoding GNAT family N-acetyltransferase, translated as MNIVLKPWTRKDKDILKDLCNHIDRSHLSDRIPSPYTEQDAIWWLTMVEEHEGKDGIFRAIEVDGKIVGNISVEQDSDVYKKDAAIGYFLSSDLWGKGIMSEAVNEICKIAFQKLDILRISGLVYSKNIASQKVLEKNNFVLEGVKKCAVFKNGQIDDLCIYGKLKN; from the coding sequence ATGAACATCGTATTAAAACCATGGACAAGAAAGGACAAAGACATTTTAAAAGATTTATGCAATCACATTGACAGAAGTCATCTTTCTGATCGAATTCCTTCCCCTTATACAGAACAAGATGCGATATGGTGGCTGACTATGGTGGAAGAACACGAAGGAAAAGATGGAATTTTCCGCGCAATTGAGGTGGATGGAAAGATTGTCGGAAACATATCTGTAGAACAAGATAGCGATGTATATAAAAAAGATGCAGCAATTGGCTATTTCTTATCTAGCGATTTATGGGGAAAAGGTATCATGAGCGAGGCTGTCAATGAAATCTGTAAAATTGCTTTTCAAAAACTGGACATTCTGCGTATCAGCGGGCTTGTGTATTCTAAAAACATCGCCTCTCAAAAAGTATTAGAAAAAAATAATTTTGTACTTGAAGGCGTAAAGAAATGTGCTGTATTTAAAAACGGACAGATTGATGACTTATGCATATATGGGAAATTAAAAAACTAA
- a CDS encoding TIGR04076 family protein has product MKKCKITVMRMVCHKDLMEKYENPIEHACEMKVGQIFITNGWEKPEGMCESAWNSLSPFVMTLSHGGENLYNGWMKNPKSAMISCNDGFRPVSFLIEALDEEAQ; this is encoded by the coding sequence ATGAAAAAATGCAAAATTACCGTTATGAGAATGGTTTGTCACAAAGACTTGATGGAAAAATATGAAAATCCAATAGAACATGCCTGTGAAATGAAAGTAGGCCAGATTTTTATTACGAATGGATGGGAAAAACCAGAAGGAATGTGCGAAAGTGCATGGAATAGCCTATCTCCTTTTGTCATGACATTATCGCATGGGGGAGAAAACCTTTATAACGGATGGATGAAAAATCCAAAATCTGCCATGATTTCCTGTAACGATGGTTTTCGACCTGTCAGTTTTTTGATTGAAGCTTTAGATGAAGAAGCGCAATAG
- a CDS encoding DEAD/DEAH box helicase, whose translation MTTFNELNISSEVKRAVEEMGYENATDIQARAIPCILEGKDVLGRSNTGTGKTAAFGIPAIEMVNPGCKYPNALIICPTRELVTQVATELRKFSKYKEGIKIVPIYGGQPIERQIQLLKRGCGIVVGTPGRIMDHLNRRTLKLVDTNMVILDEADEMLNMGFKEDIEEILSMMPEDKEHQTILFSATWPQDILKITEQFQKDPIRVEIKSAQRTIDTVEQVYYEAPRGKKTNALRVLLNHYDPELCMIFCNTKKMVDELNDELNNHGIKSISLHGDMKQEFRSRVMEQFRSGNFPILIATDVAARGIDVDDIDLVINYDIPQDNEYYIHRVGRTGRAGRKGVAITLISGNKQRKALRDIIHYTKTNIVRHALPTSAQMMEANRNAFLAKVKEACDEGVTEESMEIANELMADGIALENIISALISMTYKNEVIDIEEEEKVKNYASEFDAITLKFNVGRAHGIKPGNIVAAISEESGISSKAIGHIDVRKEFSLVDIAAEKVDLVLTSMQRSRIRKQEVMVEIDSAPKRKRNRRKEDKKSNEDKKNTRNHSRRKADESIRKNRKKDKKGSRR comes from the coding sequence ATGACAACATTTAATGAATTGAACATTAGCAGCGAAGTAAAAAGAGCTGTTGAAGAGATGGGATATGAAAATGCTACCGACATACAGGCACGTGCCATTCCATGTATCTTGGAAGGAAAAGATGTGCTAGGTCGTTCAAATACAGGAACAGGTAAAACAGCCGCATTTGGTATCCCAGCCATTGAAATGGTAAATCCGGGATGCAAGTATCCAAATGCTTTGATTATTTGTCCAACAAGAGAGCTGGTAACACAGGTCGCTACAGAATTAAGAAAGTTTTCCAAATATAAAGAAGGAATTAAAATCGTTCCTATTTATGGAGGACAGCCAATTGAACGTCAGATTCAGTTGCTGAAAAGAGGTTGTGGTATCGTTGTAGGTACTCCAGGAAGAATCATGGATCATTTAAATCGCCGTACATTAAAACTGGTAGATACAAATATGGTTATCCTAGATGAAGCAGATGAAATGTTAAACATGGGATTTAAAGAAGACATTGAAGAAATTCTTTCCATGATGCCAGAAGACAAAGAACATCAAACGATTTTATTTTCTGCTACATGGCCACAGGATATCTTAAAAATAACAGAACAGTTTCAAAAAGATCCTATACGTGTAGAAATTAAGAGTGCACAAAGAACCATTGATACGGTAGAACAGGTGTATTATGAAGCACCGCGTGGCAAGAAAACAAATGCTCTGCGTGTACTTTTAAATCATTATGATCCTGAGCTTTGTATGATTTTCTGTAATACAAAGAAAATGGTAGATGAATTAAATGATGAGTTAAATAATCATGGAATTAAATCTATTTCTTTGCATGGAGATATGAAACAGGAATTTAGAAGTCGTGTAATGGAACAGTTTAGAAGCGGGAACTTCCCAATTTTGATTGCGACAGATGTAGCAGCACGTGGTATTGATGTGGATGATATTGATTTGGTTATCAACTATGATATTCCTCAGGATAATGAATATTATATTCATCGTGTTGGGCGTACTGGACGTGCGGGAAGAAAAGGGGTTGCGATTACACTAATTAGTGGAAATAAACAGCGAAAAGCATTGCGTGATATTATTCACTATACAAAAACGAATATCGTTCGTCATGCTTTACCTACTTCTGCACAGATGATGGAGGCAAATCGCAATGCCTTCCTTGCGAAAGTAAAAGAAGCATGTGATGAAGGTGTAACAGAAGAAAGTATGGAAATTGCAAATGAATTGATGGCAGATGGTATTGCGTTAGAAAATATTATTTCTGCACTTATTTCCATGACATACAAAAATGAAGTAATCGATATTGAGGAAGAAGAAAAAGTAAAAAATTATGCTTCTGAATTTGATGCCATTACTTTAAAATTCAATGTGGGAAGAGCACATGGAATTAAACCGGGAAATATTGTTGCGGCAATTAGTGAAGAAAGTGGTATTAGTTCGAAAGCAATTGGACATATTGATGTACGAAAAGAATTCTCTTTGGTAGATATCGCGGCTGAAAAAGTAGATCTTGTTTTAACAAGCATGCAAAGAAGTCGTATTCGTAAACAGGAAGTTATGGTAGAAATTGACAGTGCTCCAAAACGAAAAAGAAATCGTCGCAAAGAAGATAAGAAATCGAATGAAGATAAAAAGAATACAAGAAATCACTCTCGCAGAAAAGCAGATGAAAGTATTCGTAAAAATAGAAAAAAAGATAAAAAAGGTTCTCGTCGCTAG
- a CDS encoding Cof-type HAD-IIB family hydrolase, whose product MKQEIKLIVTDLDGTFLNEDKKVSAANKQAIASCRQKGMQFAIASGRPLEPVLELMKEWGIEEHCDYVLAMNGAEIFDCHTKDKESFYQLPADVIKNIMKHYENMNVRFYLFDKNIRYVNYSDDETKKAAEVFGEIEVQTDMFALCSRPFTKLIVECDPEDMSIVEKHGQEYQSDSCTCFKSAPNLFEFVDPRVNKSYGLKQLCERKGFSMKEVLAFGDTSNDVEMLKDAGVGVWMSNGTQDAKEVANAYTLTNEEDGVAVYLNTHIL is encoded by the coding sequence ATGAAACAAGAAATAAAGTTGATTGTAACGGATTTAGATGGAACTTTTTTAAATGAAGATAAAAAAGTTAGTGCTGCGAATAAACAGGCAATTGCATCTTGCAGACAAAAAGGGATGCAGTTTGCAATAGCAAGTGGCAGACCTTTAGAACCTGTCTTAGAACTTATGAAAGAATGGGGAATTGAAGAACATTGTGACTATGTTCTTGCGATGAATGGTGCAGAGATTTTTGATTGTCATACGAAGGATAAAGAAAGTTTTTATCAGTTGCCTGCGGACGTGATTAAAAATATAATGAAGCACTATGAAAATATGAATGTTCGATTTTACTTGTTTGATAAAAACATTCGCTATGTAAATTATAGTGACGATGAAACGAAAAAAGCAGCTGAAGTATTTGGTGAAATAGAAGTTCAAACAGATATGTTTGCTTTATGCAGCCGTCCATTTACTAAGCTTATTGTTGAATGTGATCCAGAAGATATGTCAATCGTAGAAAAACACGGACAAGAATATCAGAGTGATAGTTGCACATGTTTTAAAAGTGCTCCTAATCTTTTTGAATTTGTAGATCCCAGAGTGAATAAAAGTTATGGATTAAAACAGTTGTGTGAAAGAAAAGGATTTTCCATGAAAGAAGTTTTGGCTTTTGGAGATACAAGCAATGATGTAGAAATGCTTAAAGATGCTGGTGTTGGTGTCTGGATGAGCAATGGTACACAAGATGCGAAAGAGGTCGCAAATGCGTATACGTTAACAAATGAAGAAGATGGGGTTGCCGTTTATTTAAATACACATATATTATAA
- a CDS encoding nucleotidyltransferase family protein — translation MKNSLVILAAGNSSRFPEHKLLYKINTTCMLEIALQKGKQLPVSKRYVVAQHEQVEKLALSYGYEIIHNKHPEKGISHSIVLAVNSCKEDDGILFMVADQPLLKETTLQNILEKADEKHIVCVGNHDNFQNPMLFPKRYYEELLQLQGDKGAKKIAYVHKENVICVPCEKDEVFDFDTKKELQQFMMEGLNKDKC, via the coding sequence ATGAAGAATAGTTTGGTAATTTTAGCGGCTGGAAATTCCAGCCGCTTTCCTGAACATAAACTGCTTTATAAAATCAATACTACATGTATGCTGGAAATAGCACTGCAAAAGGGAAAACAATTACCTGTATCAAAAAGATATGTCGTTGCACAGCATGAACAGGTTGAAAAGCTAGCTTTATCTTATGGATATGAGATCATTCATAATAAGCATCCAGAAAAAGGTATTTCTCATTCCATTGTTTTAGCTGTGAATTCTTGTAAAGAAGATGATGGAATTCTATTTATGGTAGCAGATCAGCCATTATTAAAGGAAACTACGTTACAAAACATATTAGAAAAAGCAGATGAAAAACATATTGTTTGTGTTGGAAATCATGATAACTTTCAAAATCCGATGTTGTTTCCAAAAAGGTACTATGAGGAATTATTACAGCTGCAGGGAGATAAAGGTGCAAAAAAAATTGCTTATGTACATAAAGAGAATGTAATTTGTGTGCCATGTGAAAAAGATGAGGTGTTCGATTTTGATACCAAAAAAGAACTGCAGCAATTTATGATGGAAGGTTTAAATAAAGATAAATGTTAG
- a CDS encoding xanthine dehydrogenase family protein molybdopterin-binding subunit, which produces MKYVNQPVVKKDAYALLSGKPVYCDDLALKDCLVIKLLRSPHAHARILDIDTTAAKRIPGIVEIYTYKDVPGSRFTLAGQTYPEPSPYDRKILDEIVRYVGDEVAIIVGVDEVCAEKAMKLIKVTYEVLPALLDFTKAIDHPVIVHEEDDYKTLCDIGNERMRNICSKGESVVGDVDEVFKECDVILERDYHTKANAQAMMETFRSYAYIDTYDRLNVVSSTQVPFHVRRMVSNALEIPKSSIRVAKPRIGGGFGAKQTGCCEIFAAFVTWKLKKPSKIVYTREETFMASNSRHEMKMHVKIGAKKDGEILAIDLHTLSNTGAYGEHGSTTVGLSGHKSLPIYNHVKASRFTYDVVYTNTMQAGAYRGYGATQGQFAVESIVNELADELHMDPCELRLKNMVQEKEVMSQYYNEYLQSCALDRCLKRAMEMIDWKNKPLRKDMGDKVRSLGVALSMQGSGIANVDIASVIIKLMDDGFYTLAIGATDMGTGCDTILAQMAAECLECDVDQIITQPVDTDSSPYDTGSYASASTYVTGMAVVKACDELKQKLIKEASVLLDTKEEYITFDGQRIMAVEEGKEISLKDFANKCFEGGKGKALIGEASHVSPTSPPPFMAGIAEVDVDKLTGEISIVDYVAVVDCGTVINTNLARVQTEGGIAQGIGMALYEDVTYSSKGKMRNNSFLQYKIPTRMDVGKIRVDFESSYENSGPFGAKSIGEVVINTPSPALASAVAHASGVYVRTLPITAEKVLMKKDEE; this is translated from the coding sequence ATGAAATATGTAAATCAGCCAGTTGTAAAAAAAGATGCTTATGCATTGTTAAGTGGAAAACCGGTATATTGTGATGATTTAGCATTAAAAGACTGTTTAGTCATAAAGCTTTTACGCTCTCCTCATGCACATGCACGTATTTTAGATATTGATACAACAGCCGCAAAACGTATTCCTGGAATTGTTGAAATTTATACATATAAGGATGTACCTGGAAGTCGTTTTACATTAGCTGGACAAACGTATCCAGAACCTTCTCCTTATGATCGTAAGATTTTAGATGAAATTGTACGTTATGTAGGAGATGAGGTTGCCATCATTGTTGGTGTAGATGAAGTATGTGCAGAAAAAGCAATGAAACTGATTAAGGTAACATATGAAGTTTTACCTGCACTGCTAGACTTTACAAAAGCAATTGATCATCCAGTTATTGTGCATGAAGAAGATGATTATAAAACGCTTTGTGATATTGGAAATGAACGTATGCGTAATATTTGTTCCAAAGGTGAAAGTGTTGTTGGCGATGTAGATGAAGTGTTTAAAGAATGTGATGTTATCCTGGAAAGAGATTATCATACAAAAGCAAATGCACAGGCAATGATGGAAACTTTCCGCTCTTATGCCTATATTGATACTTATGATCGTTTAAATGTTGTCAGTTCCACTCAGGTTCCTTTCCACGTACGCCGTATGGTGTCTAATGCTTTGGAAATTCCAAAGTCTTCTATCCGAGTAGCAAAACCAAGAATTGGTGGAGGCTTTGGGGCAAAACAGACAGGATGCTGTGAAATCTTTGCGGCATTTGTAACATGGAAATTAAAAAAACCAAGTAAAATCGTTTATACACGAGAAGAAACGTTTATGGCAAGCAATTCTCGCCATGAAATGAAAATGCATGTAAAAATTGGTGCGAAAAAAGATGGGGAAATTCTGGCAATCGATTTGCATACGTTGTCTAATACCGGAGCCTATGGAGAACATGGATCTACTACAGTAGGTTTATCCGGTCATAAATCTTTGCCTATATATAATCATGTAAAAGCAAGTCGATTTACCTATGATGTTGTTTATACCAATACGATGCAGGCAGGTGCTTATCGCGGGTATGGGGCAACACAGGGACAATTTGCGGTGGAAAGCATTGTAAATGAGCTTGCGGATGAACTTCATATGGATCCTTGTGAATTGCGTTTGAAAAACATGGTACAGGAAAAAGAAGTCATGTCGCAGTATTATAATGAATATTTACAAAGCTGTGCACTTGATCGCTGTTTAAAAAGAGCGATGGAAATGATTGACTGGAAAAATAAACCATTGCGTAAAGATATGGGAGATAAGGTACGTTCTTTAGGGGTTGCACTTTCTATGCAGGGAAGTGGGATTGCGAATGTAGATATTGCATCTGTTATTATTAAACTCATGGATGATGGCTTCTATACCCTTGCAATTGGGGCAACCGATATGGGAACGGGATGCGATACGATTTTGGCACAGATGGCTGCAGAATGTCTGGAATGTGACGTAGATCAGATCATTACACAGCCTGTTGACACAGACTCTTCTCCTTATGATACAGGATCTTATGCATCTGCTTCTACTTATGTAACCGGTATGGCAGTTGTAAAAGCCTGTGATGAACTAAAACAAAAATTGATAAAAGAAGCTTCTGTATTATTGGATACGAAAGAAGAATATATTACTTTTGATGGACAGCGTATCATGGCTGTTGAAGAAGGTAAAGAAATTTCTTTGAAAGATTTTGCGAACAAATGTTTTGAAGGGGGAAAAGGAAAGGCTTTGATTGGGGAGGCTTCTCATGTATCTCCAACATCTCCACCACCATTTATGGCAGGTATTGCGGAAGTTGATGTAGATAAATTAACAGGAGAAATTTCTATTGTAGATTATGTTGCGGTAGTAGATTGTGGAACTGTTATCAATACCAATTTAGCACGTGTACAAACAGAAGGTGGTATTGCGCAGGGGATTGGTATGGCACTTTATGAAGATGTTACATATTCTTCTAAAGGGAAAATGCGTAACAATTCTTTCCTTCAATATAAAATTCCAACAAGAATGGATGTAGGGAAAATCCGTGTAGATTTTGAAAGCAGTTATGAAAACAGTGGGCCATTTGGGGCAAAATCCATTGGAGAAGTTGTTATTAATACACCATCTCCTGCACTGGCTTCTGCTGTTGCACATGCAAGTGGAGTCTATGTAAGAACACTTCCAATTACAGCAGAAAAAGTATTGATGAAAAAAGATGAAGAATAG
- a CDS encoding (2Fe-2S)-binding protein, with protein MLVNIKVNGTLVKEEIKADLLLLDFLRNHGCYSVKRGCETSNCGLCTVWMDGKPILSCSMLAARASGHSITTLEGVQEEAKIFADYMANQGAEQCGFCSPGFIMNVLAMDKELTNPSEEEINRYLAGNLCRCTGYMGQLRALKGFLNRDKEAK; from the coding sequence ATGCTGGTTAATATTAAGGTAAATGGAACACTTGTCAAAGAGGAAATTAAAGCAGATTTGCTGCTGCTTGATTTTTTAAGAAATCATGGATGTTACAGTGTAAAGCGTGGATGTGAAACAAGCAATTGTGGTTTATGTACCGTATGGATGGATGGAAAACCTATCTTATCCTGCAGTATGCTGGCAGCTAGAGCAAGTGGACATAGCATTACAACATTGGAAGGTGTACAGGAAGAGGCAAAAATCTTTGCGGATTATATGGCAAATCAGGGAGCGGAACAGTGTGGTTTTTGTTCCCCAGGGTTTATCATGAATGTTTTAGCAATGGATAAAGAATTAACAAATCCAAGTGAAGAAGAAATCAATCGTTATCTAGCAGGAAATCTTTGCCGCTGTACAGGTTATATGGGACAGCTTCGTGCCTTAAAAGGGTTTTTGAACCGTGATAAGGAGGCAAAATAA
- a CDS encoding FAD binding domain-containing protein, whose translation MLQIQQYIKSASLDEAYELLQKNRNNQILGGMIWLKMQNRNIPVAIDCSDLLSDEIIEQEDGFLIGAMTSLRTLETHPALNAWCQNMLCDSVKDIVGVQLRNMATLGGSLYSRFGFSDVLCAFLALDTTVYFHHAGAVKIEDFVKGHGERDIVTHVFVKKEALKAAFRCVRRSATDLSVLNVAAARTENEYRMVVGATPKCAKRYSYSLDMSKEEIASSLKEKVECASNIRGSAQYRKELVYACALKALAAIEEDSYAG comes from the coding sequence ATGCTGCAGATTCAGCAATATATAAAAAGTGCTTCTTTGGATGAAGCGTATGAACTTTTACAAAAAAATCGTAACAATCAAATTCTGGGTGGTATGATTTGGTTAAAGATGCAAAATCGAAATATTCCTGTCGCAATTGATTGCAGCGATCTTTTAAGCGATGAAATCATTGAACAGGAAGATGGATTTCTTATTGGGGCAATGACATCCTTAAGAACGTTAGAAACTCATCCTGCACTAAATGCATGGTGTCAAAATATGCTTTGTGACAGTGTGAAAGATATTGTGGGGGTACAGCTTAGAAACATGGCAACGCTAGGAGGAAGCTTGTATTCACGTTTTGGTTTCTCCGATGTTTTATGTGCATTTTTGGCATTGGATACAACCGTATATTTTCATCACGCAGGAGCAGTTAAAATAGAAGACTTTGTAAAAGGGCATGGGGAAAGAGATATAGTAACACATGTATTTGTTAAGAAAGAAGCATTAAAAGCAGCTTTTCGCTGTGTAAGAAGAAGTGCTACAGATTTATCTGTATTAAATGTAGCAGCTGCTCGTACAGAAAATGAATATCGCATGGTTGTTGGAGCTACTCCAAAATGTGCAAAACGCTACAGTTATTCACTGGATATGTCAAAAGAGGAAATTGCTTCTTCTTTAAAAGAAAAAGTAGAGTGTGCATCGAATATAAGAGGAAGTGCACAATATCGTAAAGAACTTGTATATGCCTGTGCTTTAAAGGCATTAGCTGCAATAGAGGAGGATTCATATGCTGGTTAA
- a CDS encoding uracil-xanthine permease family protein has product MEEKKTGSIYELDGKVELKKALPLGIQHILAMFLGNISPLLIICGMLDMATGLKTNLIQNAMFVAAVVTLVQLYPVWKVGAKLPIVMGTSSGFIGTAKAMGALYGYGALMGACFIGGIFEMVLGYFIKPLKKLFPPVVTSLVIISIGLSLLPVGINYFGGGSGAADFGSWQHLTVGTFVIIVILIAKQFKGFINNASILIGIVAGYILAICLGMVDFSAVSNASWFALPKFMPVAFEFNWEVIIAMGIMFIATTVETVGDISGITNGGLNREATVDELRGGVMADGLGSIFAAFFGVLPNTSFSQNVGLVTVTKVVNRFTIMTGAIFLLLCGFCPKLSAIFSVMPQSVLGGAAVIMFSMILVSGIQSLTREALDERNGLIVALAIGLGVGIGNVPAVLDQLPAWVGNIFAQNGIIMTFVIATVLNLILPKSKEK; this is encoded by the coding sequence ATGGAAGAAAAGAAAACTGGCTCTATTTATGAACTTGATGGGAAAGTGGAGCTAAAAAAGGCATTGCCTTTAGGAATTCAGCATATTCTAGCAATGTTTTTGGGAAATATTTCCCCATTGTTAATTATTTGCGGTATGCTGGATATGGCAACAGGCTTGAAAACAAATCTAATTCAAAATGCGATGTTTGTTGCAGCTGTAGTTACACTTGTACAGTTATATCCTGTATGGAAGGTTGGTGCTAAATTACCAATCGTAATGGGAACAAGTTCAGGTTTTATCGGTACAGCAAAAGCTATGGGTGCTTTATATGGATATGGAGCATTGATGGGTGCTTGTTTTATCGGCGGTATTTTTGAAATGGTTCTTGGATATTTTATCAAACCATTGAAAAAATTGTTTCCTCCAGTGGTTACTTCTTTAGTCATCATTTCAATTGGATTATCCTTACTTCCAGTTGGAATTAATTATTTTGGTGGTGGAAGTGGTGCTGCGGATTTTGGTAGCTGGCAGCATTTAACAGTTGGTACATTTGTTATTATCGTTATTTTGATTGCGAAACAGTTTAAAGGATTTATTAACAATGCTTCTATTTTGATTGGAATCGTTGCTGGTTATATTTTGGCAATTTGTCTTGGGATGGTTGATTTCAGTGCTGTTTCTAATGCATCATGGTTTGCTCTTCCAAAATTCATGCCGGTAGCATTTGAATTTAACTGGGAAGTTATCATTGCGATGGGAATTATGTTTATTGCTACAACGGTTGAAACTGTAGGTGATATTAGTGGAATTACCAATGGTGGATTAAATCGTGAAGCAACTGTAGATGAACTTCGCGGTGGTGTTATGGCAGATGGACTTGGAAGTATCTTTGCGGCTTTCTTCGGTGTTCTTCCAAATACTTCTTTTTCTCAAAATGTTGGTCTTGTTACAGTAACAAAAGTTGTGAATCGCTTTACGATTATGACAGGGGCAATCTTCCTGCTGCTTTGTGGATTCTGTCCGAAATTGAGTGCTATTTTCTCTGTTATGCCACAATCTGTTTTAGGGGGAGCGGCAGTTATTATGTTCTCTATGATTTTAGTAAGTGGTATTCAGTCTTTAACAAGAGAAGCTCTTGATGAAAGAAATGGTCTAATTGTTGCTTTGGCGATTGGTTTAGGAGTTGGAATTGGAAATGTTCCTGCTGTATTGGATCAGCTTCCAGCATGGGTTGGAAATATCTTTGCACAGAATGGAATCATTATGACATTTGTGATTGCGACTGTATTAAATTTAATTCTTCCAAAAAGCAAAGAAAAATAA
- a CDS encoding MerR family transcriptional regulator: MEKIYTISEIGKLLGLSNDAIRFYEKKGLVHPDINPENKYRMYTIQNVLELLDIIYYRHLDFSVSDICELSKSLDPKRVYTLVEQQRKNVERRIRYEQQLLKKITYIQSLFENIKTKEGVCSLQVFPASFILFEDTNKKQFFHHEIQHISTDQFVLCSIYRHYLMNDDTLKKIYTYVTLDEAIIKELDMHIDKAENKFLFERKSIHMSVKMENGNIQKKDIAIMQEYARKKQLATESFFFAREIPLTFYHDTKNYYAEIYLPLKK; the protein is encoded by the coding sequence ATGGAAAAAATATATACAATCAGTGAGATAGGAAAACTTCTTGGATTAAGCAATGATGCCATTCGTTTTTATGAAAAGAAAGGACTGGTTCATCCAGATATCAATCCAGAAAACAAATATCGCATGTATACGATACAAAATGTACTGGAGCTACTGGATATTATTTATTACCGCCATCTTGATTTTTCTGTTTCTGATATTTGTGAACTTTCCAAATCCTTAGACCCTAAACGAGTATATACACTTGTTGAACAACAAAGAAAAAATGTAGAAAGAAGAATTCGCTATGAACAGCAGCTTTTAAAAAAAATCACATATATTCAATCTTTATTTGAAAACATTAAAACAAAAGAAGGCGTATGCAGTTTACAGGTTTTCCCTGCCTCCTTCATTCTTTTTGAAGATACAAACAAAAAACAGTTTTTTCATCACGAAATACAGCATATTTCTACTGATCAATTTGTCTTATGTTCGATATATCGACATTATCTTATGAACGATGATACCTTAAAGAAAATATATACATACGTAACTCTTGATGAAGCAATTATAAAAGAACTGGATATGCATATAGATAAAGCAGAAAATAAATTTCTCTTTGAAAGAAAAAGCATTCATATGAGCGTAAAAATGGAAAATGGGAATATCCAAAAGAAAGATATTGCCATCATGCAGGAATATGCCAGAAAGAAGCAGCTAGCTACAGAATCTTTCTTTTTTGCTCGTGAAATACCTTTAACGTTTTATCATGATACAAAAAACTATTATGCAGAAATTTATCTCCCTTTAAAAAAATAA